A region from the Diadema setosum chromosome 13, eeDiaSeto1, whole genome shotgun sequence genome encodes:
- the LOC140237206 gene encoding LOW QUALITY PROTEIN: galactosylceramide sulfotransferase-like (The sequence of the model RefSeq protein was modified relative to this genomic sequence to represent the inferred CDS: deleted 1 base in 1 codon), producing MVMSTLKNVFMCLLIVIILTVCLCVITTPSPLVDVLVQSRRPAAVPRIWPNFSDHDGQGNEDVASIIRQTNRTFQLNDTIENKTDGTVTTPKPPVVLPQTTRKGATSKSAEKENVVTTSVQSQVTSSNNQVTSNKGQMTSSQVAAATCKRRYNVAFFKMHKCSSSTVQNILMRFGDKYNLDFVLPSSGNYLGHTYFSKKAAMNFPVSDYNILCHHTRFSKEGFSSVMKKDALYVTILRDPATMFESTFTYMNYPQRYHLAGPSALATFLKSPFRYYQSSSGKDHVKDSMLFDLGLGMEFKFDQAAIDKKIELTSRDFDLVMMTEYFPESLILLKDIMCWDFEDIAYFKMNARSKSQIPKISETMVKQIREWNKGDSLLYDHFNRTFWEKVRAFGEERMRKEVDQLEEMNRELRDRCIGQVVVNDRQVWHPAGVKVESFKLKPSAANDRMCKAMAKPELLMTGYIRRKQIARYYGGAPPTL from the exons GCCTGCTGCTGTACCTCGGATATGGCCGAATTTTTCCGACCACGATGGACAAGGAAATGAA GATGTTGCCAGCATTATTCGGCAGACAAATCGTACTTTTCAACTCAACGACACCATTGAAAACAAGACAGATGGCACGGTGACGACACCAAAACCACCGGTAGTCCTACCGCAAACAACAAGAAAGGGTGCAACATCGAAAAGTGCAGAGAAGGAAAATGTCGTGACGACTTCTGTACAGAGTCAGGTGACCTCCAGTAACAATCAGGTGACTTCCAATAAAGGTCAGATGACTTCCAGTCAAGTCGCGGCGGCGACCTGCAAGCGGCGCTACAATGTAGCTTTCTTCAAGATGCACAAGTGCAGCAGCAGCACCGTTCAGAACATTCTGATGCGGTTCGGAGATAAGTATAACCTGGATTTTGTGCTGCCGTCGTCCGGAAACTATCTAGGCCACACATACTTCAGTAAGAAGGCTGCGATGAATTTCCCCGTGTCCGACTACAACATCCTCTGCCATCATACCCGCTTCAGCAAAGAAG GGTTCTCATCGGTGATGAAAAAGGACGCCCTCTACGTGACAATTCTGCGCGACCCTGCAACAATGTTCGAATCCACCTTCACATACATGAATTATCCCCAGCGCTATCACCTCGCCGGCCCCAGCGCTCTGGCGACGTTTCTGAAGAGCCCCTTCAGGTATTACCAAAGCAGCTCAGGCAAAGACCACGTGAAGGACTCCATGCTGTTCGACCTTGGCCTCGGGATGGAGTTTAAATTTGACCAAGCTGCCATCGACAAGAAAATTGAGCTCACCAGCCGAGATTTCGACCTGGTGATGATGACGGAGTATTTCCCTGAGTCACTCATCTTGCTCAAGGATATAATGTGCTGGGACTTCGAGGATATCGCGTACTTCAAAATGAACGCGCGCAGCAAATCTCAGATCCCAAAGATCTCGGAG ACGATGGTAAAGCAGATCAGAGAGTGGAACAAAGGCGATAGTCTCTTATACGATCACTTCAACAGGACGTTTTGGGAGAAAGTTAGGGCATTCGGCGAGGAACGCATGCGAAAGGAGGTCGACCAGCTGGAAGAGATGAACCGCGAGTTGAGAGACAGGTGCATTGGTCAGGTGGTGGTCAACGATCGCCAGGTCTGGCACCCTGCGGGGGTCAAGGTGGAAAGTTTTAAGTTGAAGCCGTCTGCAGccaatgacagaatgtgcaaaGCAATGGCCAAGCCTGAGTTGCTGATGACCGGTTACATTCGCCGAAAACAGATCGCCAGATACTACGGGGGTGCGCCACCGACGCTTTGA